The Flavobacterium piscisymbiosum genome includes a region encoding these proteins:
- a CDS encoding cupin domain-containing protein: MSTENTTTLFPKGEKLTNGYFTGEAYLQLLLAKDKNNDFVIGSVTFEAGARTNWHTHPKGQVLIVTEGEGLYQEKGKPAQSIKKGEIINIPKNVEHWHGASAGSKMVHIAITNYEGEVNAVWLNPVTDAEFSEANK; this comes from the coding sequence ATGAGTACAGAAAACACTACAACGCTTTTTCCTAAGGGAGAAAAGTTAACAAACGGATATTTTACAGGAGAAGCTTACCTGCAGCTTTTATTAGCAAAGGATAAAAATAACGACTTTGTAATTGGGAGCGTAACATTTGAGGCGGGAGCAAGAACAAATTGGCATACACATCCCAAAGGTCAGGTTTTAATAGTAACAGAAGGAGAAGGACTGTATCAGGAAAAAGGAAAACCTGCACAATCAATAAAAAAAGGAGAGATCATAAATATACCCAAAAATGTAGAACATTGGCATGGTGCTTCAGCTGGCTCAAAAATGGTTCATATTGCTATTACAAACTATGAAGGAGAAGTAAATGCAGTTTGGTTAAATCCTGTCACAGATGCAGAGTTTTCTGAGGCCAATAAATAA
- a CDS encoding DUF2268 domain-containing putative Zn-dependent protease (predicted Zn-dependent protease with a strongly conserved HExxH motif) — MKLKSVFTTLFIIFCNLIFGQSNFSDSPLDAVFETKDSKNFWEAFDKMEKSKQNPFIEYMQKGSPGVKQFTENRIINADSLFAVVKKRKADYELSRNVLDGISSKQKRVVAIYSALKYWYPNAKFPPIYFVYGRFNSGGTSSPEGIIIGIEMLKNLDGVSGLIAHELIHYQQKITGKDMLLKWCLLEGGADFMGELISGESINQFSYQYGEQNKDKLCQEFVTRLKNADYQDWLYGTSKKDERPNDLGYWIGYKIIESYFNKQKDKQKAIEEILNIKEPMQFLKQSGFLDVYIEKYQKSKKESYDDFFN; from the coding sequence ATGAAGTTAAAGTCTGTTTTTACAACACTTTTTATTATTTTTTGCAACTTGATTTTTGGACAAAGTAATTTCTCAGACAGCCCTTTGGATGCTGTTTTTGAAACAAAGGATTCAAAAAATTTTTGGGAAGCATTTGATAAAATGGAGAAATCAAAACAAAATCCATTTATTGAATACATGCAAAAAGGCTCTCCCGGTGTTAAACAATTTACTGAAAACAGAATAATCAATGCAGACTCACTTTTTGCTGTTGTAAAAAAAAGAAAAGCTGATTATGAACTTTCCAGAAATGTTCTGGACGGAATTTCTTCTAAGCAAAAGAGAGTTGTTGCTATTTATAGTGCATTAAAATATTGGTATCCAAATGCAAAATTCCCTCCAATTTATTTTGTTTACGGAAGATTTAATTCAGGAGGAACTTCTTCTCCTGAAGGAATTATTATAGGTATTGAAATGCTTAAAAATCTTGATGGCGTTTCAGGTTTAATAGCACATGAACTTATTCATTATCAGCAAAAAATAACAGGTAAAGATATGCTGTTGAAATGGTGTTTGCTTGAAGGAGGTGCAGACTTTATGGGTGAACTTATTTCGGGCGAATCAATAAACCAGTTTTCGTACCAATATGGAGAGCAAAACAAAGACAAATTGTGTCAGGAATTTGTCACGAGATTAAAAAATGCTGATTATCAGGATTGGTTGTATGGAACTTCTAAGAAAGATGAAAGGCCAAATGATTTAGGATATTGGATAGGCTATAAAATAATAGAATCTTATTTTAACAAACAAAAAGACAAACAAAAAGCGATTGAAGAAATATTAAATATAAAAGAACCCATGCAGTTTTTAAAACAAAGCGGCTTTCTGGATGTATATATTGAAAAGTATCAAAAATCAAAAAAGGAAAGTTATGATGATTTTTTTAATTAA
- a CDS encoding M20/M25/M40 family metallo-hydrolase, translating into MKKIIVSIFVLSQCLNVHGQSIDKIITTKEVTRIEKILSADDMQGRRTFTPGIDKASAFIESEFGAIGLQTFDAAKNYRQEFSMTASKTVSSKITIDGKEINNNQVATFSYLPQVSLTEKSDISIVKINKGDNIGEKFNEYYKSPKNLLVLVDPSFDNVLPNIQHIDRISASPGNNTILFVFGTIEATTFSVELTNTITKKTLNNVVGILPGKTKPNEYVIFSGHYDHLGVGSPEEGAPRSATDSIYNGANDDAAGTTAVIMLAKYFKKQNNNERTIIFTTFVAEELGGYGAKYFSKQLAPEKVIAMFNIEMIGTESKWGKNSAYITGYEKSNMGPILQTNLTGTSFKFYADPYPEQQLFYRSDNATLAKLGVPAHTISTSKMDNEPTYHTVDDEFETLDIDNMTQIIKSIALSSSSIISGKDTPTRVNTTQLK; encoded by the coding sequence ATGAAAAAAATTATTGTAAGTATCTTTGTTCTAAGTCAATGTTTGAATGTACATGGACAATCGATTGATAAAATTATTACAACCAAGGAGGTAACTCGTATAGAGAAAATACTTTCGGCTGATGATATGCAGGGCAGGAGAACTTTTACTCCCGGTATTGACAAAGCATCTGCCTTTATAGAATCAGAGTTTGGGGCTATTGGTTTACAAACTTTCGATGCAGCAAAGAATTACAGACAAGAATTTTCGATGACTGCCTCTAAAACAGTTTCTTCAAAAATTACTATTGATGGCAAAGAAATAAATAATAATCAAGTTGCAACATTCTCCTACCTTCCTCAAGTTTCTTTAACTGAAAAAAGCGATATTTCTATTGTAAAAATCAATAAAGGGGATAACATTGGCGAGAAATTTAACGAATATTATAAAAGCCCAAAAAATCTTTTGGTACTAGTTGATCCTTCTTTTGATAATGTTTTACCAAATATTCAACATATTGATCGAATAAGTGCTAGCCCTGGAAACAATACAATTCTGTTTGTTTTTGGTACCATCGAAGCGACTACTTTTTCTGTTGAATTAACAAATACAATCACCAAAAAAACATTGAATAATGTTGTTGGAATATTACCCGGAAAAACTAAGCCAAATGAGTATGTGATTTTTTCAGGGCATTATGATCATTTAGGTGTAGGCTCTCCTGAAGAAGGTGCTCCGCGTTCTGCAACAGATTCTATTTATAATGGCGCTAATGATGATGCCGCTGGTACAACAGCAGTAATAATGCTTGCGAAATATTTTAAAAAACAAAATAACAATGAGCGTACTATTATTTTTACCACATTTGTAGCTGAAGAATTGGGCGGCTATGGAGCCAAATATTTTTCTAAACAACTTGCACCAGAAAAGGTGATTGCGATGTTCAATATTGAAATGATAGGAACAGAATCTAAATGGGGTAAAAACTCGGCTTACATTACAGGCTATGAAAAGTCGAATATGGGGCCCATTTTACAAACAAATTTAACTGGAACAAGTTTTAAATTTTATGCAGATCCTTATCCTGAACAACAATTATTTTATCGCTCAGACAACGCTACTTTGGCCAAGCTTGGAGTTCCTGCTCATACCATTTCTACTTCAAAAATGGATAATGAGCCAACGTATCACACAGTAGATGATGAATTTGAAACGTTAGATATTGATAACATGACTCAAATTATAAAATCAATTGCATTAAGTTCTTCTTCGATTATTAGTGGAAAAGATACACCAACAAGAGTAAATACTACTCAACTGAAATAA
- a CDS encoding alpha/beta fold hydrolase, whose protein sequence is MYKRNIELLALFLILTVNFAFAQKKEFRATTVDSLTFVNNRKILNSLNTDSFVKKTFTKENIQIPYRFLTPKKSSNNQKYPLVITFHNSTRIGNDNENQLEPFAKIWLRPEIYNKYQCYVIAPQFSSRSSTYEKNSDGIQISKPSKDVFALLELIEKVEKENPNIDKNRIYLVGYSMGGSTAQNLLNIAPDKFAAIVSVAAVPDFSNLKKLSKKNIWLIHGQKDDDNPYVGSLELFNKLSSNKNLAFTTLSNLNHNNIVIPFLITEEIPKWLFEKHK, encoded by the coding sequence ATGTATAAAAGAAATATAGAACTACTTGCGCTCTTTTTAATTTTAACTGTAAATTTTGCTTTTGCACAAAAAAAAGAGTTTCGGGCAACAACTGTTGACAGTTTAACTTTTGTAAATAATAGAAAAATATTAAATAGTTTAAATACAGACAGCTTTGTAAAAAAAACATTTACTAAAGAAAACATACAAATTCCTTATAGATTTCTAACACCAAAAAAAAGTAGTAATAACCAAAAATACCCTTTGGTAATTACTTTTCATAACTCTACCCGAATTGGAAATGACAATGAAAATCAACTTGAACCATTTGCTAAAATTTGGTTGAGACCTGAAATTTATAATAAATATCAGTGTTATGTGATAGCACCGCAATTCAGTTCGCGTTCTTCCACTTATGAAAAAAATAGTGATGGAATTCAAATTTCAAAACCTTCAAAAGATGTTTTTGCCTTGCTGGAATTAATTGAAAAGGTTGAAAAAGAAAATCCAAACATTGATAAAAACAGAATTTATCTGGTTGGTTATTCTATGGGTGGTTCAACAGCGCAAAATTTGCTAAATATTGCACCGGATAAATTTGCGGCTATTGTTTCTGTTGCGGCCGTTCCTGATTTTTCAAATCTCAAAAAATTAAGCAAGAAAAATATATGGCTTATTCATGGTCAAAAAGATGATGATAATCCATACGTTGGAAGTCTTGAATTGTTTAATAAATTATCTTCAAACAAGAATTTGGCTTTTACGACTTTAAGTAACCTAAATCATAATAACATTGTTATTCCGTTTTTAATAACTGAGGAGATTCCAAAATGGTTATTTGAAAAGCATAAATAA
- a CDS encoding putative quinol monooxygenase has protein sequence MKKYIPDLYKSFLLYLILAITIFTPGTMSAQNKNMMVRISEIEIFPEFLSEYKAVLKEESSASVKLEPGVLAIFPMYQKNDSTQIRILEIYSDQDAYQSHLKTPHFQKYKTTTIKMVKSLKLIDMNSIDTESMKMLFRKMNE, from the coding sequence ATGAAAAAATATATCCCTGATCTCTATAAAAGCTTTCTTTTATATTTAATACTTGCAATTACAATTTTTACACCAGGCACTATGTCAGCTCAAAATAAAAACATGATGGTTCGTATTTCAGAAATTGAAATTTTTCCTGAATTTTTATCCGAATATAAAGCAGTACTAAAAGAAGAATCTTCGGCCTCAGTAAAGCTAGAACCCGGAGTTTTGGCAATTTTTCCGATGTATCAAAAAAACGATTCAACCCAAATTAGAATCTTAGAAATCTACAGTGATCAAGACGCATATCAATCACATTTAAAAACACCTCATTTTCAAAAATATAAAACCACAACAATTAAAATGGTTAAATCATTAAAACTGATTGATATGAATAGCATTGACACTGAATCAATGAAAATGTTGTTTAGGAAAATGAATGAATAA
- a CDS encoding GIY-YIG nuclease family protein — translation MNFTVYILFSESKNKFYIGFTSNLEDKIIRHNQKSKGLQEM, via the coding sequence ATGAATTTCACTGTTTACATCCTTTTTAGCGAAAGCAAAAACAAATTTTACATTGGCTTTACTTCTAATTTAGAAGATAAAATCATCAGACACAATCAGAAAAGTAAAGGTTTACAGGAAATGTAA
- a CDS encoding carboxymuconolactone decarboxylase family protein, producing MSAQDKNTPGTNLNNHQQSMANIAVLSAVGNIQELKTQLNTGLDSGLTINEIKEALVQLYAYCGFPRSLNSINAFMEVLEERKIKGIIDVAGREASPITDTGNKYDVGKETFQKLTGREETGPKTGANAFAPIIDVFLKEHLFADIFSRDILDYRQREFVTISILSAMSGVEPQLQAHISMGLNTGITEGQIMELSTIIEKHIGKEQAEIVRNTLVKVIKINKKD from the coding sequence ATGAGCGCACAAGATAAAAACACACCCGGTACAAATTTAAATAATCATCAACAGAGCATGGCAAACATTGCTGTATTGTCTGCGGTAGGAAATATTCAAGAACTCAAAACACAATTGAATACCGGTCTTGATTCAGGACTTACTATTAACGAGATTAAGGAAGCACTAGTACAGCTTTATGCTTATTGTGGTTTTCCCAGAAGTCTTAATTCAATAAATGCTTTTATGGAAGTTTTGGAGGAAAGAAAAATTAAAGGAATTATTGATGTAGCTGGTAGAGAAGCATCGCCAATTACTGATACAGGTAATAAATACGATGTTGGAAAAGAGACTTTCCAAAAACTAACCGGACGTGAAGAAACAGGCCCAAAAACAGGAGCAAATGCTTTCGCGCCAATAATTGATGTTTTTCTAAAAGAGCATTTATTTGCTGATATTTTCAGTCGTGATATCTTAGACTACCGTCAGCGTGAATTTGTAACTATATCAATATTATCTGCAATGTCAGGTGTAGAACCTCAATTACAGGCACATATTTCTATGGGACTAAATACTGGAATTACAGAAGGTCAAATTATGGAATTAAGTACAATAATTGAAAAACATATTGGTAAAGAACAGGCCGAAATTGTTAGAAATACTTTAGTCAAAGTAATCAAAATCAATAAAAAAGATTAA
- a CDS encoding ligand-binding sensor domain-containing protein, with protein MKIKLNNKYIFCLCYTFLIAVTISCNKQNQFNQGKSESKTDGIRLKYTTGIHSILEDSRGNIWFGSYSEGVCLLHNGKLLYFTTENGLSQNQVRNIFEDKNSVIWFECGKGLSTYDGHKMSIYKERNYNAKNEWKLNDNDLWFKGNEIEAYNKLEGNPGVYQYDGKQLSFRTLPVKTKSGHENHYLISTNFVKSKNGTIWFGTYGAVIGYNGSDFKIIDDAFLGLSDKTGHLHTRAIMEDSKENLWIANNGIGVLKYDGKKVINFTEQQKLKKKEGNSLEKVFSIGEDNLGNVWFGTVGSGVWRYDGKSVKNFTKEDGVGSNHIWTIYKTKKGELWVGGANPSGVYRFNGVSFERIY; from the coding sequence ATGAAAATAAAACTAAATAACAAATACATATTCTGCCTTTGCTATACCTTTCTGATTGCTGTAACAATCTCTTGTAATAAACAAAATCAATTTAATCAGGGAAAAAGTGAAAGTAAAACTGATGGCATAAGATTGAAATACACGACAGGAATTCATTCCATTTTAGAAGACAGTAGAGGAAACATTTGGTTTGGTAGTTACAGCGAAGGGGTGTGTTTGCTGCATAATGGAAAGCTGCTGTATTTTACAACAGAAAACGGATTAAGCCAAAATCAGGTCAGGAATATTTTTGAAGATAAAAATAGCGTTATCTGGTTTGAATGTGGCAAAGGATTAAGTACTTACGACGGCCATAAAATGAGTATTTATAAAGAAAGAAATTATAATGCAAAAAACGAATGGAAATTAAACGATAATGATCTCTGGTTTAAAGGTAATGAGATCGAGGCATACAATAAACTTGAAGGAAATCCGGGCGTGTATCAGTATGACGGGAAACAACTTTCGTTTCGCACATTACCTGTTAAAACAAAATCGGGGCATGAGAATCATTATTTGATATCGACAAATTTTGTAAAAAGTAAAAACGGTACGATTTGGTTTGGGACTTATGGCGCTGTAATTGGTTATAATGGCTCAGATTTTAAAATAATCGACGATGCTTTTTTAGGACTAAGTGACAAAACCGGACATTTGCATACCCGTGCTATAATGGAAGACAGCAAAGAAAATCTTTGGATTGCCAATAACGGAATAGGTGTTTTAAAATATGATGGAAAAAAAGTGATCAATTTCACAGAGCAACAAAAACTAAAAAAAAAGGAAGGCAATTCGCTTGAGAAAGTTTTTTCTATTGGAGAGGATAATTTAGGGAACGTTTGGTTTGGGACTGTAGGATCCGGAGTATGGCGATACGATGGGAAGTCTGTGAAAAATTTCACGAAAGAGGATGGAGTAGGGAGCAACCATATTTGGACTATTTATAAAACCAAAAAAGGAGAATTGTGGGTTGGAGGAGCAAATCCGAGTGGGGTATATCGATTCAACGGTGTTTCTTTTGAAAGGATTTATTAG
- a CDS encoding helix-turn-helix domain-containing protein, with translation MEEIERIDTVKQYNDSVGVDTLHPLVSVVNFDEIPTYQYFRRYMGVYAVFLKYINCGDIRYGCQPYDYEDGTLVFIAPGQVYGIDSKGKLIKPAGKALVFHPDLIAGTSLGKHIKEYSFFSYEVNEALHLSKKERTTINDCLEKIAVEINLNIDKHSKTLIVSNIELFLNYCMRYYDRQFITRNNVNKDILVRFEDLLNDYFKSDLPRKLGLPSVNWCAEKLHLSPNYFGDLIKKETGNTALEYIQSKLIDEAKAKIFDPVKSINQIADELGFKYQQHFTRLFKQKTGMTPNQYKNAN, from the coding sequence ATGGAAGAAATTGAAAGAATAGATACTGTTAAACAATACAATGACTCTGTTGGAGTTGACACTTTGCATCCTTTGGTCAGTGTTGTTAATTTTGATGAAATACCAACTTATCAATATTTCCGTCGATATATGGGGGTTTATGCTGTTTTTCTAAAATATATTAACTGCGGAGATATACGTTATGGATGTCAGCCTTATGATTATGAAGATGGAACTTTAGTTTTTATAGCGCCCGGACAGGTTTACGGAATTGACAGTAAAGGTAAACTTATAAAACCTGCCGGAAAAGCACTTGTATTTCATCCCGATTTAATTGCGGGAACATCACTCGGAAAACATATAAAAGAGTATTCTTTTTTCTCCTACGAAGTTAATGAAGCGCTTCACCTGTCTAAAAAAGAAAGAACAACAATAAACGATTGTCTGGAGAAGATTGCAGTTGAGATTAATTTGAATATTGATAAACATAGTAAAACACTAATTGTATCCAATATTGAACTTTTCCTAAATTATTGTATGCGCTATTATGACAGGCAGTTTATCACTCGTAATAATGTGAATAAAGATATATTGGTTCGTTTTGAAGATCTGCTTAATGACTATTTCAAATCAGATTTACCACGAAAATTAGGACTGCCGAGTGTAAACTGGTGTGCAGAAAAATTGCATTTATCGCCCAATTATTTCGGCGATTTGATAAAAAAAGAAACAGGAAATACTGCATTAGAGTACATTCAATCTAAATTGATTGATGAAGCAAAAGCAAAAATTTTTGATCCCGTTAAATCAATAAACCAAATTGCTGATGAATTGGGATTTAAATATCAACAGCACTTCACTCGACTCTTTAAACAAAAAACTGGAATGACGCCTAATCAATATAAAAATGCAAATTAA